The Streptomyces cathayae DNA segment GCCCCTACAAGGAGTCCTTCGGCATGGCCTCCGCGCGCGCCGTGCGCAACCGCACCTCGGAGGAGTCGGCCTACGACCGGGCCCGCAAGTCACTGTTCGAGGAGGGCATCTCCACCTCCCGCATGTTCCTCGACACGGCCCGGCCCGGCGTCGAGGACCTGATCGACTCGGTCATCGCGGGCGTCCGCTCCTCCTGCACGTACGCGGGTGCCGGCTCCCTGGAGGAGTTCGCCGAGAAGGCCGTCGTCGGCATCCAGAGCGCCGCCGGCTACGCCGAGGGCAAGCCGCTGCACGCCAGCTGGACCTGACCGCCCCCGGCCGGCCCGGCCGGATTCCGTACCGGCCCGGCCCGCCGATCCCGTTGTGGACCTCCCAGAAGCGAAGTGAACCACCCGCAGTGCTGAACGATCTCGACGAACGCATCGTGCACGCCCTCGCCGAGGACGCCCGCCGTTCCTACGCGGACATCGGCCAGCTCGTCGGCCTGTCCGCGCCCGCGGTGAAGCGGCGCGTGGACCGGCTGCGCGCCACCGGTGCCATCACCGGTTTCACGGTCCGGGTGGACCCCGCCGCCCTCGGCTGGGAGACCGAGGGGTTCGTCGAGATCTACTGCCGCGGCAACACCTCCCCGGAGACCATCCAGCGGGGCCTGGAGCGCTACCAGGAGGTCGTGTCCGCCTCCACCGTCACCGGGGAGGCGGACGCGGTCGCCCAGGTCTTCGCCGCCGACATGCGGCACTTCGAACGGGTCCTGGAACGGATCGCGGGGGAGCCGTTCGTCGAGCGGACCAAGTCCGTGCTGGTGCTGTCCCCCCTGCTGCGCCGCTTCTCGTCGGGGTCGCCCGCCTAGGCAAGAACCCCGGCTGAGGCTTCGAACGCCTCCCGGAGGGCGGCCCGGAACATCCCGCACCCGTACCGGACCGGCCAGGGGGGCGATCCCGGCTGCCCCGGCGACGGCTCCGGGGCAACGGCTCCGGGACGAAGGGCCGGGCGCGTCGGCCGGACACGGAAACGACGGACCGTATCCGGCTCGGGCG contains these protein-coding regions:
- a CDS encoding Lrp/AsnC family transcriptional regulator; the protein is MLNDLDERIVHALAEDARRSYADIGQLVGLSAPAVKRRVDRLRATGAITGFTVRVDPAALGWETEGFVEIYCRGNTSPETIQRGLERYQEVVSASTVTGEADAVAQVFAADMRHFERVLERIAGEPFVERTKSVLVLSPLLRRFSSGSPA